In Cyanobacterium sp. T60_A2020_053, the genomic stretch TAAGGGGATAATATAGTAAGGGAGTCCAAAGACTGGTAATAATTGCTGAAGCTAAAGAGTTTTGCTGATATTTTAACCAAATATCCGTTAAAGGTATATCAGTTTGGATACTGTATTGTATGGCAATGACTGTCTCACTCATAATCACCATGCCAAATACAATTAAGAGCATGGAAATAATATCTTCTTTAATATACGCCCCTTGATAAACATTAGCTGTTAGTAAGGCAATTACGATTAAACCGATAATATGAGTAGGGAAACCACCACTCAGACTATCCCACAATAACCCTAAAGAGACACCTGCGACTAAACTTTGCCATAGATTACGTCTAACACTCCATATCACCAGCCACATCAAAAACCAATTAGGGGTTATACCCACCAATCCCATGCCCGATAAACGAGACAACATCAATAAACAACAAAGAATTATCGAACTAACAACGACAACTATAGGTTTAAAGTTTTGACTCATTATTAATAAAAAATTGAAAAAAGACTGATTGTTGTCAAAAAAGACAAAATATGTTTACAATGAGGTTATACGGTTAAATATAATCTCTAAACAAAAACTTAATTTAACCAAAAACCAACAAAAGATTACTCAACAATCATTTTAGTAAAAAAATAAGGATTTTATGGCTCAAAAGCAAGTAATTCATCCCATGGTGAAATTGCAACAAAAGGTAGCTTCGTTGATCAACTCAGAAATTGTTAAGCCCAGTGATAATATTGGTAAAATTTCTCTGCTATTCGGAGATAAATGGGCTTTTCTTAAATCAGAATTAATTGCCTATGGTTTCACTATGCAAGACCCTGTCAGTGATATTCTTGTGGTAGAAACTTGGGATGATTAGGGTGAAAATAGAACTTGATAAACCTTTCTAACAATCGGGCTAGAAGCCCGATATACGCCGACAAAATGCTACTTTCGGGAGATGCCTAAAAACTAGCTCCAATCCTCTTGATCTTCCTTGGCTTTGCGATAAACTTTGCCTTCGGCGTGTATCCGGCGCACTTCACCGAATAACTCATCTTCCCTCATTTCCCATTGTTGCAGGAAAGAATCTAAATCTCTTTGAATATCCCTAGCGCCCGGAAAATTTTGATAACGAATCTTTAAACGTGCTACTTCCGCTAAATTATAATCAGTTTTTCCTCCCATAGAAACTTGCTCTAAAATTCTACGATCGATGTGCGCTAATGGGTGTTGTTGATCCATATTATCGTAAGTATTAAATGATTTTGATAAAGTCTCACGCAGAGACGCAAAGGCGCAGAGTTTTATTCTAAGTGATCCAGTGGACTTGATAGATATAACAAGGGGCTTAAGCTTTTTATCTTCCCTTGTTGTCGTGGCTTTGAGCTAAAAATTATCAATGATAGCTTGAGCAAATTCTGAACATTTTAAAGGAGGCTCAACGGGAGGAGTCATCATCCTTGCCAAATCATAGGTAACTTGACGAGAAACAATAGCTTTACTAATGCCATCACGAATTAAATCAGCCGCTTTCTGCCATCCCATAAACTCCAGCATCATCACCCCTGAAAGAATAACTGAGCCGGGGTTAATGCGATCTAACCCTGCGTGTTTTGGCGCTGTGCCATGGGTAGCCTCAAAAATAGCGCACTTATCCCCAATATTAGCGCCCGGTCCCATACCTAAACCACCCACAATGGCAGCAGCAGCATCGGAAAGATAATCACCATTTAAGTTCATGGTGGCAAGGATAGAATACTCATCAGGGCGAGTTTGAATCTGTTGAAAAATACTATCAGCAATGCGATCATTAACCATTACTTTCTCTTTCCACTTACCGATACCATGGCTTTCACCAATGGTAGCTAATACGGTTTTAATTTCTTCTGCGATAACTGCTTGTTTGTCAGGAGTCAGCGCACTCCACCCGGGTTCAATCAATCGAGCGTTATCTTCAATAGATAGATTAGGATTAGCCTCCACATTACCTAAAATCCATGACTCTCTCTCCGTAATGCAAACATCACGAAATTCCGTTGTTGCCAATTCATAACCCCAATCACGAAAAGCTCCCTCTGTGTATTTCATGATATTACCCTTGTGAACTAAAGTCACCATTTGCTTATTTTTAGGTAACTTCAGGGCATTTTGCATGGCACGGCGCACTAAACGCTGAGAGCCTTTTTTACTAATGGGTTTAATGCCAATACCAGAATCAAGGGGAATTTGCTTATTTTTATGCTCAGGGGTAGCAGGAATCAATTCTTCATTAAGAATTTTAATTAATTTTTGCCCAATTTCTGAACCTTCTTTCCATTCGATACCTAAATAAATATCTTCCGTATTTTCCCGATAAACAATTACATCTAACTTTTCAGGACTTTTATGGGGGGAAGGAGTGCCTTCATAGTAACGGCAAGGGCGCACACAGGCGTATAAATCAAAAATTTGTCTTAAAGCAACATTAAGAGAGCGAATCCCCCCACCCACAGGAGTTGTTAAAGGTCCTTTGATGGCGATACCATATTCTTCAATGGCTTTGAGGGTATCATCGGGTAAATATTGAAATGTGCCATACTTCTCACAGGCTTCATCTCCAGCGTAAACTTTAAACCAACTAATTTCCCGTTTACCGCCGTAGGCTTGTTTAACGGCTTCATTAAAAACTTTTTCGGCGGCGGGCCAAATGTCCACACCTGTGCCATCACCACGAATAAAGGGGATGATGGGATTATCTGGTACGATGGGTTGTCCATTGACAAATTCAATTTTACTACCCTCAGTGGGGGGTGTGATTTTCTCAAACATATTGCGCAGTTTCTCTTAATTAACCTATCTATGGTAGTTTTCAACTTTAGCAAATTTTGTTACTTATTAACATTTTTGCTGTTAGTTTTATGTAAATACCGTGTAATGAATTATATTAACCCCATTAGTAAAGGTGTCAGGTATCGGGTGTTAGGTATTAGGTTTGAAAATTACACCTGAAACCTGCAACCTGAAGCCTGAAACCTAGTCACCTTTGCCCTTTTAATCCATTATTTTTTAATAACAGTGGTAACGTGTAACTCCTTGAGTTGTTTATCATCTACGGTGGAGGGCGCTTCTGTGAGTAAACAACTGGCTTGTTGAGTTTTGGGGAAAGCTATCACATCACGAATAGAGTCTTCGTGCGCTAATAGCATCACTAAACGATCTAAACCGTAGGCGATACCACCGTGGGGTGGTGTACCATATTCAAAGGCTTGGAGTAGGAAACCAAATTTTTCTTCCGCTTCTTCCATAGATAAACCAATGGTTTGGAAAACTTTTTCTTGGATTTCGCGCTGATAAATCCTCAGACTACCGCCACCAATTTCAATGCCATTTAACACCAAATCATAGGCCAGCGCCCTTGCCGTAGTCAAATCATCTAAATCTGAGGGGTGGGGCGCTGTGAAAGGATGATGTAAGGCTTCGTAACGCTTCTCGTCAGCATTCCATTCAAACATGGGAAATTCTGTTACCCAGACGAGGTTTAACTTATCCTCGTCAATTAACCCTAATTGTTTGCCAATCACTTGACGCAATCTATCTAAAGACTTGTTAACGGTGGCAGTATCACCAGCACCAAATAACAATAAATCACCGGCTGTAGCGCCCGTGCGCTTTAATAACTCCTCTTTTTGAGTTTCCGAAAGGTTATCTTTAATAGCGCCGATGGTGTCAATTTCGCCATTTTCCCTCACCCTAATGTAAGCAATACCCTTCGCCCCAGCGATGGTGGCTTCGGTGAATAAATCTCCACCCGGTTTGATTCTCACATTAGAAATCTTCTCGTTACCTTCGGGAATTGGTAAAACTTTAACAATACCGCCGTTTTTAACAGCGCCCGAAAATACCTTAAAACCAGAGTCTGCCATCAAATCCGACACATCGACCAACTCTAAACCGAAACGAGTATCGGGGCGGTCAGTGCCATAACGATTCATCGCTTCTGCGTAGGTTAGACGGGGAAATGGGGTGGGTAAATCAATATTTTTGACGTTTTTGAAGATATGACACATTAACGCTTCATTGAGAGCAATAATTTCTTGTTCACCCATGAAACTCATTTCCATATCGAGTTGGGTAAATTCTGGTTGGCGATCGGCTCTCAAATCTTCATCACGAAAACAACGGGCGATTTGATAATAACGGTCAAAACCGGATACCATTAAGAGTTGCTTAAATAATTGTGGTGATTGGGGTAAGGCATACCATTGCCCTTCGTTTACCCTTGATGGCACGAGATAATCCCTAGCGCCCTCCGGTGTTGACTTAGTTAAAATAGGAGTTTCAATTTCCATGAAATGGGCTTCATCTTCGAGAAAACGGCGCATGGCTTTCACCACTTGATGACGTAGTTGCAAATTACGACTCATTCTTTCTCGTCTTAAATCCAAGTAACGATATTTTAAGCGTAAATCTTCTCGCAAATTTTCTTCTTCCATCGCCACTTGAAAGGGTAACTGTTTGCTGACACTATTTAAAATAGTGATTTCCGTAGCGTAAATTTCTACTTCCCCTGTGGGTAGTTTGGGGTTTAAGGATTCGGGCGGGCGCTGATATACCTTCCCTTTTATTTGTACTACATACTCACTACGCAAAGTGTCAGCATTTTGGTATGAGGTTGGAGTGCGCTGGGGATCACTAACAATTTGTAATATACCTGTTCTATCTCGTAAATCAATAAAAATAACACCGCCATGATCTCGACGGCGATCAACCCAACCACAAACGGTAATTTCTTCGTTAAGATGTTCTCGGCGCACTTCGCCACAATAATTAGTTCTCATCGGTAAGTTAATATTTAGTATAAGCTCTTCAAAATAAGTCAGATAATCAGAAGTTATCTACAAACCCTCTATTGTAGCAGTTGTTCGGAACGCTCGATTATTTTAGTGAGGAGAGGTGTCAGGTATCAGGTAGCAGGTATTAGGTTAAATTTAAACTCTTGACTTATAATAATTGCATTTTTAAAATATTCAAAGCCATACTGATGAAGATTTACATTAATTATTTTTTATTAATTTGTCATCACTACTGTAGGATAGCCAAAACTATTGATACAAATGAGCAATTTATGAAAAATAACCACTTGGCTTAATTCTTTAATTTATAAGCATTTCACCTCATACCTAACACCCGAAACCTGACACCTTCCCTCACTAAAATAATTTTTTATATTCAATTTTTTGATAGAATTATATAATCATCCGAAGATTACACCTGAAACCTGCAACCTGAAGCCTGAAACCTATTCACAACTTTATAAAGCGCACTCCATCTAATGAAGACGATATTTGATAAACTCAATAACTTCTGCTAATCCCTCACCAGTTTTAAGATTAGTAAAAATAAAAGGTTTATCAAGGCGCATTTTTTTAGCATCCCTTGCCATAACCTCTAAACTAGCGCCCACCATGGTAGCCAAATCAATCTTGTTTATCACCAACAAATCAGATTTAGTGATACCCGGACCACCTTTAC encodes the following:
- the mreD gene encoding rod shape-determining protein MreD, producing the protein MSQNFKPIVVVVSSIILCCLLMLSRLSGMGLVGITPNWFLMWLVIWSVRRNLWQSLVAGVSLGLLWDSLSGGFPTHIIGLIVIALLTANVYQGAYIKEDIISMLLIVFGMVIMSETVIAIQYSIQTDIPLTDIWLKYQQNSLASAIITSLWTPLLYYPLNQLLQKERR
- a CDS encoding DUF4327 family protein, producing the protein MAQKQVIHPMVKLQQKVASLINSEIVKPSDNIGKISLLFGDKWAFLKSELIAYGFTMQDPVSDILVVETWDD
- a CDS encoding DUF3288 family protein: MDQQHPLAHIDRRILEQVSMGGKTDYNLAEVARLKIRYQNFPGARDIQRDLDSFLQQWEMREDELFGEVRRIHAEGKVYRKAKEDQEDWS
- a CDS encoding NADP-dependent isocitrate dehydrogenase, producing MFEKITPPTEGSKIEFVNGQPIVPDNPIIPFIRGDGTGVDIWPAAEKVFNEAVKQAYGGKREISWFKVYAGDEACEKYGTFQYLPDDTLKAIEEYGIAIKGPLTTPVGGGIRSLNVALRQIFDLYACVRPCRYYEGTPSPHKSPEKLDVIVYRENTEDIYLGIEWKEGSEIGQKLIKILNEELIPATPEHKNKQIPLDSGIGIKPISKKGSQRLVRRAMQNALKLPKNKQMVTLVHKGNIMKYTEGAFRDWGYELATTEFRDVCITERESWILGNVEANPNLSIEDNARLIEPGWSALTPDKQAVIAEEIKTVLATIGESHGIGKWKEKVMVNDRIADSIFQQIQTRPDEYSILATMNLNGDYLSDAAAAIVGGLGMGPGANIGDKCAIFEATHGTAPKHAGLDRINPGSVILSGVMMLEFMGWQKAADLIRDGISKAIVSRQVTYDLARMMTPPVEPPLKCSEFAQAIIDNF
- the aspS gene encoding aspartate--tRNA ligase, whose product is MRTNYCGEVRREHLNEEITVCGWVDRRRDHGGVIFIDLRDRTGILQIVSDPQRTPTSYQNADTLRSEYVVQIKGKVYQRPPESLNPKLPTGEVEIYATEITILNSVSKQLPFQVAMEEENLREDLRLKYRYLDLRRERMSRNLQLRHQVVKAMRRFLEDEAHFMEIETPILTKSTPEGARDYLVPSRVNEGQWYALPQSPQLFKQLLMVSGFDRYYQIARCFRDEDLRADRQPEFTQLDMEMSFMGEQEIIALNEALMCHIFKNVKNIDLPTPFPRLTYAEAMNRYGTDRPDTRFGLELVDVSDLMADSGFKVFSGAVKNGGIVKVLPIPEGNEKISNVRIKPGGDLFTEATIAGAKGIAYIRVRENGEIDTIGAIKDNLSETQKEELLKRTGATAGDLLLFGAGDTATVNKSLDRLRQVIGKQLGLIDEDKLNLVWVTEFPMFEWNADEKRYEALHHPFTAPHPSDLDDLTTARALAYDLVLNGIEIGGGSLRIYQREIQEKVFQTIGLSMEEAEEKFGFLLQAFEYGTPPHGGIAYGLDRLVMLLAHEDSIRDVIAFPKTQQASCLLTEAPSTVDDKQLKELHVTTVIKK